One window from the genome of Bacteroidia bacterium encodes:
- a CDS encoding cation:proton antiporter yields the protein MKDPYVIIILSSLLIVFSYLFTQISKSTKIPSVLFLIGTGIALQFGLKYFGITVPDSSTILSLLGIIGLMMLVLEGALDIKIHRNKIRTILAAFATSVLILAITNSLIACIIYYSQPVNLINSFLYAIPLSVVSSAIVIPSVHTLIPAKKEFMVLEATLSDIFGIMLFSFWIKEPNAGQTYVQAISWNIFISITVSILLSYLLVFVFHKIKTSVKFFLFLAILALLLSIGEYFHYSALLIILIFGLILNNTHAFFKGFLKKIINHEKVTEIRNEFVMITNETSFLIRTFFFVVFGLTMNLEGLLNQKIIIISILVMVVIYLARALNLKVFIKSTIFPQMLIAPRGLVTILLFQQIIDHYGIIPFNKAILSWVIIGTNIIMMFGLIFSGSSEDDILRINSDDASASTKLDYEN from the coding sequence ATGAAAGATCCTTATGTAATAATTATATTATCAAGCTTGTTGATTGTATTTTCTTACCTTTTTACGCAAATTTCTAAATCCACTAAAATTCCATCTGTACTGTTTTTAATTGGTACCGGAATCGCCTTACAATTTGGTTTAAAATACTTCGGAATTACCGTACCCGACTCAAGTACAATCCTCAGTTTATTAGGCATTATTGGTTTAATGATGCTTGTTTTAGAAGGAGCTTTAGACATTAAAATCCACCGAAATAAAATACGCACCATTTTGGCTGCATTTGCTACTTCCGTGCTTATTTTGGCAATAACCAACTCGTTAATTGCTTGCATTATTTATTATTCTCAACCCGTAAATTTGATCAACTCCTTTTTATATGCCATTCCGCTTTCTGTGGTAAGCAGCGCAATTGTTATTCCGAGTGTTCATACATTAATTCCTGCAAAAAAGGAATTCATGGTTTTGGAAGCAACTCTGTCTGATATTTTTGGTATTATGCTTTTTTCTTTCTGGATTAAAGAACCAAATGCGGGTCAAACGTATGTTCAAGCAATATCATGGAATATTTTTATTTCTATTACTGTTTCGATACTACTCAGTTATTTATTAGTATTTGTTTTTCATAAAATTAAAACCTCCGTAAAATTCTTTTTGTTCCTTGCCATTTTGGCTCTTCTGCTTTCCATCGGAGAATATTTCCACTACTCCGCTTTACTGATTATTTTAATTTTCGGATTAATACTAAACAATACACATGCGTTTTTTAAAGGTTTTCTGAAAAAAATAATTAATCACGAAAAGGTAACAGAAATAAGAAACGAATTTGTGATGATTACCAACGAAACTTCCTTTTTAATTAGAACTTTCTTTTTCGTAGTTTTTGGATTGACAATGAATTTAGAAGGATTGCTAAACCAAAAAATAATTATTATCTCGATATTGGTAATGGTGGTAATTTATCTTGCGAGAGCACTAAATTTAAAAGTATTTATAAAAAGTACCATTTTTCCTCAAATGTTGATTGCTCCCAGAGGTTTAGTTACCATACTTTTATTTCAACAAATTATTGATCATTATGGAATAATCCCATTTAATAAAGCCATTTTGTCTTGGGTAATTATAGGCACTAACATAATTATGATGTTTGGTTTAATTTTCAGCGGAAGTTCCGAAGATGATATTTTAAGAATTAATAGTGACGATGCTTCCGCTTCAACCAAATTAGATTATGAAAATTAA